From one Lotus japonicus ecotype B-129 chromosome 3, LjGifu_v1.2 genomic stretch:
- the LOC130745147 gene encoding uncharacterized protein LOC130745147: MALNEIDGRDQLGEQIDFTDQFTTEQKFKDHTELYVWARSVGKKIGFIVTTAKSSLGEKKFLKLGCARSGKYEPYKGKCATRIPRSKKCDCPFLLSGKPDPNEGNAWILKVICGRHNHEISNSALSHEGGKRKTIRSSTLKEEQLLKRKFKSASIALTLKFGQSDIQTKKRIIEKMDELAFPGSSIPEGKSSKEWGDMHLLTKMPSDFQSFICNIRDVTPYGNCGFRCLANFLGKTDDDAWEKIRNSMTKEMETIAATYMNIFGEDKFARVKQALNVKVGEEENGEHWFLLPEMGVVAATAFQLILITLSVDGSSTFVPIVGAPPTEPHCIVLGHVDKNHWVQVKLAEGHLFPKIVPLWDIGTVSQKQVSGKSF, encoded by the exons ATGGCATTAAATGAAATAGATGGGCGCGATCAATTGGGGGAGCAGATAGATTTCACAGATCAATTTACAACTGAGCAGAAATTCAAAGATCATACTGAACTCTATGTATGGGCGCGATCTGTGGGGAAGAAGATTGGCTTTATTGTGACAACAGCAAAGTCTTCATTAGGAGAGAAGAAATTTTTGAAACTAGGGTGTGCGAGAAGCGGAAAATATGAACCCTACAAGGGAAAGTGTGCTACAAGGATTCCAAGAAGTAAAAAATGCGACTGTCCATTTTTGCTAAGCGGAAAACCAGATCCAAATGAAGGGAATGCTTGGATTCTGAAGGTTATATGTGGTCGGCATAACCACGAAATATCAAATTCCGCCCTCAGCCATGAAGGGGGAAAGCGTAAGACAATAAGGAGCAGTACTTTAAAAGAGGAACAGTTACTGAAGCGGAAATTCAAGTCAGCATCCATAGCTTTGACCTTAAAATTTGGACAATCTGATATCCAAACAAAGAAGAGAATTATAGAAAAAATGGACGAGCTCGCATTTCCCGGTTCTAGCATTCCTGAAGGGAAATCTTCTAAGGAATGGGGTGACATGCATTTGTTGACAAAGATGCCCTCTGATTTTCAGTCTTTCATTTGTAACATAAGAGATGTCACTCCTTATGGGAATTGTGGATTCCGTTGTTTGGCCAATTTCTTGGGAAAGACTGATGATGATGCATGGGAAAAGATTCGGAATTCCATGACAAAGGAAATGGAAACCATAGCTGCAACGTACATGAATATTTTTGGGGAAGATAAATTTGCACGCGTGAAGCAAGCACTAAATGTCAAAGTAGGAGAGGAGGAAAATGGTGAACATTGGTTTTTGTTACCAGAAATGGGAGTTGTTGCTGCTACAGCCTTTCAGCTGATCTTGATCACGCTTTCGGTTGATGGTTCATCTACATTTGTACCCATTGTTGGAGCACCACCCACTGAACCGCATTGCATAGTACTTGGACATGTTGACAAGAACCATTGGGTGCAG GTGAAATTGGCAGAAGGTCACCTATTCCCAAAAATTGTTCCCCTATGGGATATAGGAACTGTGAGTCAGAAGCAAGTGAGTGGAAAGAGTTTTTGA